CGCCGAGCTGGACGACGAGAACGACCGGGTGGTCTGGGAGGTCGAGGTCCTGAACGGCACGACGTGGCACGAGGTCCTCGTCGACCCCGCCTCGGGCAAGGTCGCCGGCTCGCACACCTCACGCCACGACGACACGGCCCGCGTCACCGCCGTCCTGAAGGACGCGAAGACCACGGCGCAGGACGCGGCACGGGCCGCCGCCGTGAAGGGTACGGTCACCGAGATCGACCTCGACGACGACGGCACGGCCCACGCCTGGGAGGCCGAGACCACGGCGGCGAACGGCACCGACGCCGACTGGCGCGTCGACCTCCGGTCCGGCGCGGTGACCCCGGACCGCTCGTCCCACGACGACGGGGACCACGACGGCCGCGACGACGCGACGCACGACGCGGGCGACGACCACGGCCGCGACAACACCGCCACGCACGACGCCGGTGACGACCACGGCCACGACAACACCGCCACCCACGACGCCGGTGACGACCACGGCAACCACGGCCGGGGTCACGACTCCGACGACGACCACGGCCACCACGGCGACGACGACTGAGGTCCGCGCCGACAAACACGGCTCGGCGTACGCCGGTTCAGCGCAAGGCCGAGCCCGTCTCCTGAGCCGCGTCCGGGACACCGTCCCCGGGCGCGGCTTCCGAGACTGAGGTCCGTCGCCGACAAACCCGGCTCGGCGCACGTCAGTTCAGCGCGCCGCCGAGCCCGTCTCCTGAGCCGCGTCCGGGACACCGTCCCCGGGCGCGGCTTCCGGCGTTGTACGGGCGGCGCGCCTCACACCCCGTACGCCCCACACCGCCGCCGCGACCGGCGCCGCCGCGGCCACTGCGAAGCAGGCCGCGAGCGGGAGGCGGGCCACCAGGAGGCCCGCGCCCGCCGTGCCGGCCGAGATACCGGCGTTCACCGCCGTGTTGACCCAGGCCCCGGCCTGCGTGCGGAACGCCGGGCCGGCCGTCTCGTCCGCCACGAGGTACGCGGTCGTCAGGGCGGGCGCGACGAAGAGGCCCGCAACGACGGCCGCCGCGCCGAGCGTCACCAGGCCCGGAGCGAGCGCCGCCGCCCCCAGCGCGGCGGCCAGCCCCGCGGCCAGGAACGGCAGCCGGACGCGGGCGGGAGCGGACCAGGAGATGGCGCCGTTCGCGAGGCCGCCGACCGCGCTGCCCGCCGAGAGCGCGGCCATCACCCAGGCCACGGCGTCGGCGTGCTGCCGGGCGTCGGCGAAGGCGAGGACGAGCAGGTCGAGGGCGCCGAGGGCAAGACCGACCCCCACCGCGACGACCACCGGCTGCGCGAGGCCGCGCACCGGCGAGATCCCGCCGGACCGCCCGCGCCGGACCGCGTCCCGGCCGGCGATGCCCCGTACGGCCGGGGACGCCACGAACGCGGCGGTCCCCACGGCCACCAGAACCGCGCTGATGGCGACGCCGAACGCCGCGGGGGCGAACTGCACGACCACGCCCACGATGAGCGGACCGGACACGAGCAGCAGCTCCTCGGCCACCCCGTCGAGGCTGTACGCGCGCTGCAGCAACCCCTCGCGCCTGCCGACGAGTTCGCTCCACACCGTCCGCATGGTCGGGCCGAGGGGCGGGGTGCACGCGCCCGCGGCGAGGGCGGCCGCTCCGAGCAGCAGGCCGGAGGCCCCCGGCCGCCAGGTCAGTGCGGCGAGCACGCCCAGCAGGACCGCGTACGCCCCCGTCATCGGCGGGAGCGCGCGCCGCGGCCCGTACCGGTCGATGAGGAGCGCTCTCAGGGGTGAGAGGAAGACGCTCGCGGCGCCGAAGAGCGCCATGGCCGTGCCCGCGACGGCGTACGAGCCGGTGGCGGACTTCACCGCGAGCATCAGGGACAGGGACACGGTCCCGTAGGAGAGCCGCCCGAGCAGGGCGGCGCCGAAGGTGCGGCGGGCATGGGGAACGCGCAGAAGCGCTGCGTACGACGACATGGGTGGGAGTTCCTCAGAACGAAGGGCACACGGACGCCGAGGACCGCGACATCACCGTTCGACGGTGGCCGCGGCCGGGTCGTGCCCTACGCACAGAGAAGGAACATGCGTCCAACGTAGCAGCGGGGAGGGGGAGTTGGCCACGGATGACACCGCGGCGCAGCCCCGCCCCCACCGTCCGCTCAGGCCTCCGTCAGGCCCTCCACCAGGGAGTCCGCCGCCCGGTACGGGTCGAGCTCACCCGCCACGATGCGCTCGGCCAGCGAGCTGAGGCGCCGGTCGCCGTGGAGGTCCGCGATGCGCTCGCGCAGGGCCGTGAC
The DNA window shown above is from Streptomyces sp. NBC_01445 and carries:
- a CDS encoding MFS transporter encodes the protein MSSYAALLRVPHARRTFGAALLGRLSYGTVSLSLMLAVKSATGSYAVAGTAMALFGAASVFLSPLRALLIDRYGPRRALPPMTGAYAVLLGVLAALTWRPGASGLLLGAAALAAGACTPPLGPTMRTVWSELVGRREGLLQRAYSLDGVAEELLLVSGPLIVGVVVQFAPAAFGVAISAVLVAVGTAAFVASPAVRGIAGRDAVRRGRSGGISPVRGLAQPVVVAVGVGLALGALDLLVLAFADARQHADAVAWVMAALSAGSAVGGLANGAISWSAPARVRLPFLAAGLAAALGAAALAPGLVTLGAAAVVAGLFVAPALTTAYLVADETAGPAFRTQAGAWVNTAVNAGISAGTAGAGLLVARLPLAACFAVAAAAPVAAAVWGVRGVRRAARTTPEAAPGDGVPDAAQETGSAAR
- a CDS encoding PepSY domain-containing protein — protein: MKRNIVIATIAAVALIGGGTATAVAVSGGDDSTAAGTSTASRGTGSTGSAGHDDDRAEHVTELKTAKVTASDAIAAALKSVPGTAVSAELDDENDRVVWEVEVLNGTTWHEVLVDPASGKVAGSHTSRHDDTARVTAVLKDAKTTAQDAARAAAVKGTVTEIDLDDDGTAHAWEAETTAANGTDADWRVDLRSGAVTPDRSSHDDGDHDGRDDATHDAGDDHGRDNTATHDAGDDHGHDNTATHDAGDDHGNHGRGHDSDDDHGHHGDDD